A region of Desulforamulus hydrothermalis Lam5 = DSM 18033 DNA encodes the following proteins:
- a CDS encoding UbiA-like polyprenyltransferase — MASKLKIFLQMIKFEHTVFALPFAYIGALLTEQRIPAPHHIIWITLAMVGARTAAMSFNRLVDRRIDAKNPRTAGRALPRGLLGVTEVWIYILLSFGLLAVSAYNLSPLAFKLFPVAVFALSFYSYTKRFTWTCHFWCGIALGLAPLGAWVAITDSFHPAPILLGIGVLLWVAGFDIIYACDDYDFDRREGIFSIPARFGIKNALRISTIVHVLAPLCFLAVGLLLNLGLFYFMGVVIACGLLAYQHILVTPEDLSRTGVAFFQLNGTLSVMMFICTVADILLP; from the coding sequence ATGGCTTCTAAACTAAAAATTTTTTTACAGATGATTAAGTTTGAGCATACAGTATTCGCTTTACCCTTTGCCTATATCGGGGCATTGTTAACCGAACAGCGGATTCCTGCCCCGCATCATATTATTTGGATTACCTTAGCCATGGTGGGGGCCCGGACCGCTGCCATGTCTTTTAACAGATTGGTGGATCGCCGCATTGATGCCAAAAACCCCCGTACGGCGGGACGAGCGCTGCCCAGAGGATTATTGGGAGTAACCGAGGTATGGATTTATATACTGTTATCCTTTGGGTTGCTGGCAGTATCTGCCTACAATTTAAGCCCGCTGGCCTTTAAATTATTTCCCGTGGCAGTTTTTGCCCTGAGTTTTTACTCATATACCAAAAGATTTACCTGGACCTGTCATTTTTGGTGTGGTATTGCCTTGGGGTTGGCTCCTTTGGGGGCCTGGGTAGCCATTACCGACAGTTTTCATCCGGCGCCCATCCTGTTGGGTATTGGCGTTTTGCTATGGGTGGCGGGTTTTGACATTATCTATGCCTGTGATGATTATGACTTTGACCGGCGGGAAGGAATTTTTTCCATTCCGGCTCGGTTTGGCATCAAGAATGCCCTCAGGATCTCTACCATTGTCCATGTGCTGGCACCCCTGTGCTTTTTAGCGGTGGGCCTGTTGTTGAATTTAGGTCTGTTTTATTTTATGGGCGTGGTTATAGCGTGCGGTTTGCTGGCCTACCAACATATCCTGGTAACTCCGGAGGATCTTTCCAGGACCGGGGTGGCCTTCTTCCAGTTAAACGGTACCTTAAGTGTGATGATGTTTATTTGCACGGTAGCTGACATATTGCTTCCTTAA
- the mqnE gene encoding aminofutalosine synthase MqnE → MHTFLANHELADIEAKVTAGERLSREDGIRLYRSPDLLFIGYLANLVRTRKNGNKTYFNVNRHINHTNVCKNLCQLCAFGRKAEDPGAYTLSLDEVEAKARECHGLKISEIHIVGGLNPELKLDYYLAMLRRVRTAAPNAAIKAFTAVEIDYLATLHNMSLTDVIKALREAGLDSLPGGGAEIFAQRVRDIICSQKISARRWLEVHAAAHGLGMKTNATMLYGHVETIEERIDHLIQLRLLQDRTGGFLAFIPLAFHPRNTALADHNLSLTTGFDDLKTLAIARLMLDNFDHIKAYWVMLGPKIAQVALHFGADDLDGTVVEEKIVHEAGAATAQMMAKSRLINLIKSAGKEPVERDTLYNVIEEGF, encoded by the coding sequence ATGCATACTTTTTTGGCAAACCATGAGTTAGCAGATATCGAGGCAAAGGTGACAGCAGGTGAAAGGTTAAGCAGGGAAGACGGCATCCGCCTTTATCGTTCGCCTGATTTATTGTTCATCGGTTATCTGGCGAACTTGGTAAGAACGCGCAAGAACGGTAACAAAACCTATTTTAACGTTAACCGGCATATTAATCATACCAACGTTTGCAAGAATCTTTGCCAGCTTTGCGCCTTTGGCCGTAAAGCTGAAGACCCGGGGGCTTATACTTTGTCCCTTGATGAAGTGGAAGCCAAGGCCAGGGAGTGTCACGGTTTAAAAATTTCAGAAATACACATCGTGGGCGGGCTTAACCCGGAGCTTAAACTGGATTACTACCTGGCTATGCTGCGGCGTGTCCGTACCGCGGCTCCCAACGCCGCTATAAAGGCCTTTACTGCGGTGGAAATTGATTACCTGGCAACATTGCATAATATGTCCCTGACGGATGTCATTAAGGCATTGCGGGAAGCCGGCCTGGACTCTTTACCCGGTGGCGGTGCCGAGATTTTTGCACAGCGGGTACGGGATATTATTTGCTCCCAAAAAATCAGTGCCCGTCGTTGGTTGGAAGTTCATGCAGCGGCTCATGGTTTGGGGATGAAGACTAATGCCACCATGCTTTACGGGCATGTAGAAACCATTGAAGAAAGAATAGATCACCTGATTCAGTTGCGCCTGTTGCAGGACCGGACCGGTGGATTTTTAGCCTTTATACCGCTGGCCTTTCACCCCCGGAATACCGCTTTGGCTGACCATAACCTGTCTTTGACAACCGGCTTTGATGACTTAAAAACCCTGGCCATTGCCAGGTTGATGCTGGATAATTTTGATCACATCAAAGCCTATTGGGTAATGCTGGGTCCCAAAATTGCCCAGGTAGCTTTGCATTTTGGTGCCGATGATTTAGACGGCACGGTTGTAGAAGAAAAAATTGTTCACGAAGCCGGTGCGGCAACAGCTCAAATGATGGCAAAAAGCAGATTGATAAATTTAATTAAGTCGGCAGGCAAGGAACCAGTTGAAAGAGATACCCTGTATAACGTTATTGAGGAGGGTTTTTAG
- a CDS encoding menaquinone biosynthetic enzyme MqnA/MqnD family protein, producing the protein MARIRLGQVDYLNTLPVFHAFEEGLLPFNGELVKGPPTMLNQMLSAGRLEVASISSVEYARHIDKYMILPRLSVSADGPVKSILLFSHNSVTELDGKKVCLTSSSATAVALLKVLFDHYYHVEANFVTMPPNLDNMMAEGDAALLIGDDAMRAHLRVVQEQLPYHVTDLGEVWKQFTGERMVYALWIVRKDFAREYPAEVQALCGMLAEAKRIAGENMPALLEKSRRRTGMPLEYLEEYFKTINNEFEADHRRALLTYYDYCYKSGLIEERVRLSVWGEEDA; encoded by the coding sequence GTGGCCAGAATAAGGTTGGGGCAGGTGGATTACCTGAACACTTTACCGGTTTTCCATGCTTTTGAGGAAGGTTTGCTGCCCTTTAACGGTGAGCTGGTGAAGGGACCGCCCACCATGTTAAACCAAATGCTTTCTGCGGGCCGGTTAGAGGTAGCCTCTATATCATCTGTTGAATATGCCAGGCATATTGACAAGTATATGATTTTGCCCCGGTTATCGGTAAGTGCTGACGGGCCGGTGAAAAGCATTTTATTATTCAGCCATAACTCTGTTACCGAGTTGGACGGCAAGAAGGTTTGCCTGACATCTTCTTCTGCCACTGCAGTGGCTCTGTTAAAGGTGCTTTTTGATCACTATTATCATGTAGAAGCTAATTTTGTCACCATGCCGCCGAATCTGGATAACATGATGGCAGAAGGAGACGCTGCCTTGTTAATCGGTGATGATGCCATGCGGGCGCATCTCAGGGTTGTGCAAGAACAATTACCTTATCATGTAACAGACCTGGGAGAGGTCTGGAAGCAATTTACCGGCGAAAGAATGGTCTATGCCTTATGGATAGTGCGCAAGGATTTTGCCAGGGAATACCCGGCAGAGGTACAGGCCCTTTGCGGCATGCTGGCGGAAGCCAAACGCATAGCGGGAGAAAACATGCCGGCACTGCTGGAAAAAAGCAGACGCCGTACCGGCATGCCGCTGGAGTACCTGGAGGAATACTTTAAAACCATAAACAATGAATTTGAGGCAGATCATCGCAGGGCCCTGCTTACCTATTATGACTACTGTTATAAAAGCGGTCTGATTGAGGAACGGGTGCGGTTGTCTGTTTGGGGTGAAGAAGATGCCTAA